A window of the Arachis duranensis cultivar V14167 chromosome 5, aradu.V14167.gnm2.J7QH, whole genome shotgun sequence genome harbors these coding sequences:
- the LOC107491490 gene encoding WAT1-related protein At1g43650, translating to MKSFVSYMAIVEKNKPYVSMLFIQFVYAGMALLSKAAISKGMNPFVFVVYRQAFASVSLSPFAFFDSKQSAPLSCKLLCKLFLISLVGLTTSSTLYYVSINYTSATFAAASTNTVPAITFIMAALIRVESISIKNVHGVAKIFGSALSLSGAITFALVKGPALDFMRWYPQNQNHSSSSSSTSVVHSKGDNIKGALMMLSANIAWSLWLILQGFVVKEYPAKFRLTSVQCLFSFIQSSVLALSLERDPSAWKLGWDIHLLSVAYCGVIVTGICYWLQVCTIETKGPVFTAMFTPLALIITAMLSALLWKETLYWGSIGGTILLVVGLYSVLWGKSKESVERKNHEVEEVEQIKEENRLECIIQN from the exons atgaaGAGTTTTGTAAGCTATATGGCTATTGTGGAGAAAAATAAGCCTTATGTTTCAATGCTCTTTATTCAGTTTGTATATGCAGGCATGGCTTTATTATCTAAGGCTGCAATTTCCAAAGGAATGAacccttttgtttttgttgtttataGACAAGCCTTTGCATCAGTTTCCTTATCTCCATTTGCTTTCTTTGACAG TAAGCAGAGTGCTCCCTTGTCATGCAAGTTACTGTGCAAGTTGTTTCTTATTTCACTTGTTGG GTTGACAACAAGTTCAACACTTTACTATGTTTCAATCAACTACACTTCTGCAACATTTGCTGCAGCCTCCACTAACACTGTCCCAGCTATTACTTTTATCATGGCAGCTTTAATTag GGTGGAAAGCATTTCCATAAAAAATGTGCATGGAGTTGCTAAGATTTTTGGCTCTGCTCTAAGCCTTTCTGGGGCAATAACATTTGCCTTAGTCAAAGGACCTGCCCTTGATTTCATGAGATGGTATCCACAAAATCAGAaccattcatcatcatcatcatcaacttcTGTGGTTCACTCCAAAGGGGATAATATCAAAGGTGCCCTTATGATGCTCTCAGCAAACATTGCTTGGTCCTTATGGCTTATTTTGCAG GGATTTGTTGTGAAGGAATATCCAGCAAAATTTAGGCTTACAAGTGTTCAATGCTTGTTTAGCTTCATTCAATCATCTGTTTTGGCTTTATCGTTGGAGAGAGATCCATCAGCATGGAAGCTTGGAtgggatattcatcttctttcagtgGCCTACTGT GGTGTAATTGTAACAGGGATTTGTTATTGGCTACAAGTGTGTACAATAGAGACAAAAGGACCAGTTTTCACAGCCATGTTCACTCCTCTTGCTCTCATAATCACAGCAATGTTATCAGCACTTTTGTGGAAAGAAACACTTTACTGGGGAAG TATTGGTGGCACTATTTTATTGGTTGTTGGATTGTATAGCGTATTGTGGGGGAAGAGCAAGGAGAGTGTGGAAaggaaaaatcatgaagttgaagaagttgaacaaattaaagaggaaaacaGATTGGAGTGCATTATACAGAATTGA
- the LOC107491626 gene encoding tubby-like F-box protein 8, whose translation MSFRSIVRDVRDGFGSLSRRSFDVRLSGHHRGKSHSLVHELQDQLPVIQNSQWASLPPELLREVVKRLEADESTWPARKHVVSCAGVCKSWREMCKDVINCPEFSGKITFPVSLKQPGSRDGLIQCFIKRDKSNLTYHLFLCLSPALLVENGKFLLSAKRTRRTTCTEYIISTDADNISRSSSTYIGKLRSNFLGTKFIIYDTQPPCSTAQLSPPGRSRRFNSKKVSPKVPSGSYNIARITYELNVLGTRGPRRMNCTMHTIPMSSLEPGGCVPGQAELVPRTLEDSFRSISFSSKSIDRSSEFSSARFSDIIGLGNEGEEGKEIPLVLKNKAPRWHEQLQCWCLNFRGRVTVASVKNFQLIAATQPPAGAPTPSQPTQSSDHDKIILQFGKVGKDMFTMDYRYPLSAFQAFAICLTSFDTKLACE comes from the exons ATGTCCTTCCGGAGTATTGTTCGTGACGTGAGGGATGGGTTTGGAAGCTTATCAAGACGGAGTTTTGATGTAAGGCTTTCCGGCCATCACAGGGGCAAGTCACATAGTTTGGTCCATGAGTTGCAGGATCAACTGCCGGTAATACAGAACAGCCAGTGGGCTAGTCTTCCGCCTGAGCTTCTCCGTGAGGTTGTTAAAAGATTGGAAGCAGATGAGAGTACATGGCCTGCTCGTAAGCATGTTGTTTCGTGTGCTGGTGTGTGCAAGTCCTGGAGAGAAATGTGCAAAGACGTCATTAACTGTCCTGAGTTCAGTGGGAAGATTACTTTCCCCGTGTCCCTGAAGCAG CCTGGTTCTAGGGATGGACTCATCCAGTGTTTCATCAAGAGAGACAAATCTAATCTGACTTACCATCTATTCCTTTGTCTTAGTCCTG CATTGCTTGTTGAAAATGGGAAATTTCTTCTTTCGGCCAAACGTACCCGAAGGACAACTTGCACGGAGTATATTATATCAACAGATGCAGATAACATATCAAGATCTAGTAGCACTTATATTGgaaaattgag GTCAAATTTTCTTGGCACCAAGTTTATAATATATGATACACAACCCCCATGTAGCACTGCCCAACTTTCACCACCGGGCAGAAGCCGtaggtttaattcaaaaaaagttTCTCCAAAGGTTCCTAGTGGCAGCTATAATATTGCTCGGATCACCTATGAGTTGAATGTCCTTGGTACTAGGGGTCCACGTAGGATGAACTGCACCATGCACACAATTCCTATGTCATCCCTTGAGCCGGGTGGCTGTGTCCCGGGCCAAGCAGAGCTAGTTCCCCGTACCCTCGAGGATTCCTTCCGGAGCATCTCCTTCTCATCAAAATCGATTGACCGGTCATCGGAGTTCAGCAGCGCTAGATTCTCAGACATAATTGGGCTAGGTAATGAAGGGGAGGAGGGTAAAGAAATACCTCTAGTTCTCAAGAACAAAGCACCGAGATGGCACGAACAGCTTCAGTGTTGGTGCCTCAACTTTAGGGGAAGGGTGACGGTCGCCTCCGTCAAGAATTTTCAGCTTATTGCAGCAACACAACCTCCGGCCGGCGCTCCTACGCCGTCGCAGCCGACACAGTCCTCTGACCATGACAAGATTATTCTTCAGTTTGGGAAAGTTGGTAAGGACATGTTCACTATGGACTATAGATACCCACTTTCTGCATTTCAAGCTTTTGCCATTTGCTTGACTAGCTTTGACACAAAACTGGCATGTGAATAG